CCCTCCGGCACGGGGTGGCCGGCCGCGCGCGGCCCGACCGCGACGCAGCGGCCGGGGTAAAATGTGCCTAGAACGCCTGTGCGGGACGGACGGTTGGACCGGTGTTGATGGAGCGCGTTGCGTTGCCGAGAGAGGTGACCGCGCCGCGCCGGGCGCGGCATTATCTGGCGCCACGGCTCTCTGGCCTCGGCATGCCTCCGCGGGCGGCTGCGGAACTCCTCGTCGCCGTCGGTGAAGCCGTCACAAACGCCGTCCTCTACGGCGGCTCGGCCGCCCGCGCCGCGGTATCGCAAGACAATCCGATCGCCTCCGGCAACCCCGCGCTGTCCGCCCCGCAACCGGATGCGCGCACCACCGAAAGCGACGCCATCATGCTCGAGCTCGTCGCGCGCGGCGATCGTGTCGCCGTGGCCGTCACCAGCTCCGGGACCCGCTGGCGCGTGCCCGCGCCGCGACTTCCGGCCGACCCACTCTCTTCGGGCGGCCGCGGACTCTACCTAATGCGGGAATTCACCGATGCGGTCCGGATCAATCAGAACCGGCGGGGCACCACCGTCTATCTGATCAGGCGCCTGCGGCCGGACGGCGCGTCAGACGCGAGGCGGCCGGAGCGTCGAGCAGCCACGTCACCCGGCCGTCGACGGGCCGGATAAACGCGCCCGGGACCTCCGGAACAGGCGGCCCCTCAAGCGACGCCCGCACGGCGTCGGCCTTCGAGGCGCCGGCGGC
The sequence above is drawn from the bacterium genome and encodes:
- a CDS encoding ATP-binding protein; translated protein: MERVALPREVTAPRRARHYLAPRLSGLGMPPRAAAELLVAVGEAVTNAVLYGGSAARAAVSQDNPIASGNPALSAPQPDARTTESDAIMLELVARGDRVAVAVTSSGTRWRVPAPRLPADPLSSGGRGLYLMREFTDAVRINQNRRGTTVYLIRRLRPDGASDARRPERRAATSPGRRRAG